A genomic window from Silene latifolia isolate original U9 population chromosome Y, ASM4854445v1, whole genome shotgun sequence includes:
- the LOC141631087 gene encoding uncharacterized protein LOC141631087 produces the protein MLIDVAILQVKALISCFEKYREYGFHKALDTARNIAKDMNIDPFFPKRREIRRKKHFDENSDDSPRLSQEESFWVNYFLYLIDQAISSLKKWFEQYQEYENIFGFMFTTDKLYSLDDLELESCCVNLENMLRNNDESDIGGKALCVDLKLFREFMPKKQMGPIAILNYMKQVGGCFPNAVIAYRILLTIPVTVASAERSISKLKLLKSYLRSTMLQDRLNRLTMIAIENNLLEKVTYDELIEDFASENASRALLLRTDETLENI, from the coding sequence ATGCTTATTGATGTTGCTATTTTACAAGTAAAGGCATTAATTTCTTGTTTTGAGAAATATAGAGAATATGGTTTTCATAAGGCATTAGATACGGCAAGGAACATTGCAAAAGATATGAATATTGATCCCTTTTTTCCTAAAAGGCGTGAAATTCGAAGAAAAAAACATTTTGATGAAAATTCGGATGATTCTCCACGATTATCCCAAGAAGAATCATTCTGGGTTAATTATTTCTTATATCTTATTGATCAAGCAATATCTTCGCTTAAGAAATGGTTTGAACAATATCAAGAGTATGAAAATATATTTGGATTTATGTTCACAACAGATAAGTTGTATTCTTTGGATGATTTGGAATTAGAGTCTTGTTGTGTTAATCTTGAGAATATGCTTAGGAATAATGATGAGTCTGATATTGGTGGAAAAGCATTATGTGTTGATCTAAAACTTTTTAGAGAGTttatgcctaagaaacaaatggGTCCTATTGCTATTTTGAATTACATGAAACAAGTGGGTGGCTGTTTTCCAAATGCAGTAATTGCTTATAGAATTTTGTTGACGATTCCCGTAACGGTTGCATCCGCCGAAAGAAGTATTTCCAAGTTGAAGTTGTTGAAATCATATTTGCGCTCAACAATGTTGCAAGATCGACTCAATAGATTGACAATGATAGCTATCGAGAATAATCTTTTGGAGAAAGTTACTTACGATGAGCTAATTGAGGATTTTGCTTCTGAGAACGCAAGTCGAGCTTTACTTTTAAGAACTGATGAAACTTTAGAAAATATTTAA